A single Cannabis sativa cultivar Pink pepper isolate KNU-18-1 chromosome 7, ASM2916894v1, whole genome shotgun sequence DNA region contains:
- the LOC115696892 gene encoding transcription initiation factor TFIID subunit 8 codes for MKPKPKPKSSKKSQTPAAEIESESTPPDFSFAIAKIAVAQICNAAGFKYTRLSAIDTLTLVTTNYIAAIAKSSASIAAASNRSQSNIFDITNALHDLESHRGFSGASNLHRTNYCLLTSALLAELSHFVDSNVETPFAKPIPRRRFLDTNAREKSNPSPNPLRAPHIPNWLPQLPEFAKCDAVSSSHHKNGEEMWENCRGGSGMGMGVLIANGDLGVTKSELGLRTKRGRVRFKIGDNRTKKHEVLIGGKRVYWDDTNTTDTSSFNKDYVSIVANQLNDGDDDDIR; via the coding sequence ATgaaaccaaaaccaaaacccaaaTCCTCAAAAAAATCTCAAACACCAGCAGCAGAGATTGAATCAGAATCAACACCCCCTGACTTCTCATTCGCCATCGCCAAAATCGCTGTAGCTCAGATATGCAACGCAGCGGGCTTCAAATACACTCGCCTATCCGCCATTGATACCCTAACTCTCGTCACCACAAACTACATCGCAGCTATAGCCAAGTCCTCCGCCTCCATCGCTGCTGCCTCAAACCGCTCCCAATCCAACATTTTTGACATCACCAACGCCCTCCATGACCTCGAATCCCACCGTGGCTTCTCAGGCGCCTCCAATCTCCACCGAACCAACTACTGCCTTCTAACCTCGGCCCTTCTCGCCGAGCTATCACACTTCGTCGATTCCAACGTTGAAACCCCGTTCGCAAAGCCAATTCCGCGGCGGCGATTCTTGGATACCAATGCCAGAGAGAAATCAAACCCGTCTCCGAATCCACTCCGAGCTCCGCATATTCCGAATTGGCTGCCGCAGCTTCCCGAGTTTGCCAAATGCGACGCCGTTTCGAGCAGTCATCATAAGAACGGGGAGGAAATGTGGGAGAATTGTAGGGGTGGGAGCGGAATGGGTATGGGGGTTTTGATCGCAAATGGGGATTTGGGAGTGACGAAATCGGAGTTGGGATTGAGAACGAAAAGAGGAAGAGTGAGGTTTAAGATTGGAGATAACAGGACAAAGAAACATGAGGTTTTGATAGGAGGGAAAAGGGTGTATTGGGATGATACTAATACTACAGATACAAGTAGTTTCAATAAAGATTATGTTAGTATTGTAGCTAATCAACTCaatgatggtgatgatgatgatattagataa
- the LOC115697756 gene encoding uncharacterized protein LOC115697756 → MGKREFQRGKLDREFVEEDDRVQTPNKSVVNISDDDEEDEANEDLSLEIVEKALLMRAAKLVPDDPVSFSSNGVDSVRNNTPSSGVAGVKVVNNATEEKKRLIKKVKKKKLKKTEIAHDNDVETKEDIDVVVTEVTEPKPVAVANNAVLRKLLRGPRYFDPPDNSWGTCYNCGEEGHAAVNCKSARRKKPCFVCGSFEHNAKQCNKGQDCFTCRKSGHRAKDCPDKYKGSSTRSNICLKCGYGGHDMFSCWNDYEHDDLKEICCYVCKKVGHLCCVKYADSCQNVVSCYRCGQVGHTGLSCTGIYGETTGANAVASSCFRCGEGGHFARECTNSYQVGKRDREPSTPTLRVHREQKHKKQFASAPHDLGKAAHKKKKSHHHEPSVTTPQKSKHRGGWIMDDPVDFSYGNGRNNSWRSPATPAGNYRGRWMTEDLGDFSYDSRRKQSWRSPASPYSQGHRISTITAGGHVSNSQSSKRTRKGYANPHFQGSYNAW, encoded by the exons ATGGGCAAGCGAGAGTTTCAAAGAGGGAAGCTCGATCGTGAATTCGTAGAAGAAGATGATCGAGTTCAAACCCCCAACAAATCTGTAGTAAATATCAGCGACGATGATGAAGAAGACGAGGCAAACGAAGATTTAAGTCTCGAAATTGTCGAGAAAGCTCTATTGATGCGTGCGGCGAAGTTGGTCCCGGACGACCCCGTTTCTTTTTCCTCTAATGGAGTTGACTCTGTGAGGAACAACACTCCTTCCAGTGGTGTTGCTGGTGTTAAAGTAGTAAACAATGCCACGGAGGAGAAAAAAAGACTGATCAAGAAggtaaagaagaagaagctaaaGAAGACGGAAATCGCACACGACAAT GATGTTGAGACCAAAGAAGACATAGATGTAGTGGTAACTGAGGTTACTGAGCCAAAACCAGTTGCGGTTGCAAACAATGCTGTGCTTCGTAAACTTCTT CGAGGGCCAAGGTATTTCGATCCTCCAGATAATAGTTGGGGAACATGCTATAATTGTGGTGAAGAAGGACACGCGGCCGTGAATTGTAAGTCGGCTAGGCGGAAGAAACCATGTTTTGTTTGTGGGAGTTTTGAGCACAATGCAAAGCAATGCAATAAG GGACAAGATTGCTTTACCTGCAGAAAGAGTGGGCACCGTGCTAAGGACTGTCCTGATAAGTATAAGGGTAGCTCCACGAGATCAAATATATGTTTAAAGTGTGGATATGGTGGACATGATATGTTTTCATGCTGGAATGATTATGAACATGATGATCTCAAG GAAATTTGTTGTTATGTTTGCAAAAAAGTGGGGCATTTATGTTGTGTCAAGTATGCGGATTCTTGTCAAAACGTAGTTTCTTGTTACAGATGTGGTCAAGTGGGACATACCGGCTTG TCCTGCACAGGGATATATGGTGAAACCACAGGAGCTAATGCTGTGGCTAGCTCGTGCTTTAGGTGTGGGGAAGGTGGTCATTTCGCACGAGAGTGCACAAACTCTTATCAG GTGGGTAAAAGGGACCGGGAACCATCCACCCCAACTTTGAGAGTTCACAGAGAACAGAAACACAAAAAGCAATTCGCGTCTGCTCCTCATGACCTTGGCAAGGCTGctcataaaaagaaaaaatctcACCATCATGAACCAAGTGTTACTACACCGCAAAAGTCGAAACATAGAGGTGGATGGATAATGGATGATCCTGTGGACTTCTCTTATGGCAACGGCAGAAATAATAGTTGGAGGTCTCCAGCAACACCGGCTGGTAATTATCGAGGTAGATGGATGACAGAGGATCTTGGGGACTTCTCCTACGATAGTAGGAGAAAACAGAGCTGGAGGTCTCCTGCATCACCGTATAGCCAGGGTCATAGAATTTCTACTATTACTGCTGGTGGTCATGTATCAAATTCTCAGTCTTCTAAACGAACAAGGAAGGGTTATGCGAACCCACATTTCCAAGGATCCTATAATGCATGGTAg